In one window of Micromonospora cathayae DNA:
- a CDS encoding AAA family ATPase, producing the protein MLIRFEAANFRSILAPVELSMVAIDTDRVEARPAANINESLLVTAAVFGPNASGKSNVIAAMTWLRNAVRDSLRFWDDVVPVEPFAFADGPERASEFTLEAIIRGVRFEYVVEVDREAVRYEALFHYPEKKRRRVFEREARNLTLQRGLGTLSGTRDLLTDRALVLSIARRFNEPVVSDFARFVLAIQTFGQGTDPRTGPVAYSGTSTRRWFEEPTVANQPALPGLGDPYEEFRADRDQALALLRMADLGIDDVLIDEHESNHPGLEVRGGRTRKQRRIRLVHSTTHEKVPFDFSAESEGTRTWFQLIGPILSALKAGSLLLFDELDSSLHPTLSAQVIRLFCDPATNPSGAQLVFTTHDTSLLNHLNRDEVWLTEKSGDGSTRLGALAEFAGERVRRSQNLEKAYLHGRFGALPDVDRTDVLRALGLIG; encoded by the coding sequence ATGCTGATCCGCTTCGAGGCGGCGAACTTCCGCTCGATCCTCGCACCGGTCGAGTTGTCGATGGTCGCAATCGATACGGATCGTGTCGAGGCTCGTCCCGCCGCCAACATCAACGAGAGCCTGCTGGTGACCGCCGCGGTCTTCGGCCCCAACGCGTCCGGCAAGTCCAACGTCATCGCCGCGATGACCTGGTTACGGAACGCCGTCCGGGACTCGCTCCGCTTCTGGGACGACGTCGTGCCTGTCGAGCCCTTTGCTTTCGCCGACGGGCCCGAACGTGCCTCGGAGTTCACCCTCGAAGCGATCATCAGGGGAGTGCGCTTCGAATACGTCGTGGAGGTCGACCGGGAGGCGGTGCGCTACGAGGCGCTGTTCCACTATCCGGAGAAGAAGCGACGGCGAGTGTTCGAGCGCGAAGCGAGGAACCTGACACTCCAACGCGGCCTGGGAACACTGTCCGGGACCCGGGATCTGTTGACCGACCGGGCACTGGTGCTCTCCATCGCCCGAAGGTTCAACGAACCCGTCGTATCGGACTTCGCCCGCTTCGTCCTGGCTATCCAGACGTTCGGGCAGGGCACCGATCCTCGAACCGGGCCGGTGGCGTACTCCGGCACGTCGACCCGTCGTTGGTTCGAGGAGCCGACTGTCGCCAACCAACCTGCCCTGCCCGGTCTCGGTGATCCGTACGAGGAGTTCAGAGCCGACCGCGACCAGGCGTTGGCCCTGCTCCGGATGGCAGACCTGGGCATCGACGATGTTCTGATAGACGAGCACGAGAGCAACCATCCCGGTCTCGAGGTGCGCGGCGGCCGTACCCGTAAGCAGCGGAGGATCCGCCTGGTACACAGCACCACCCACGAGAAGGTGCCGTTCGACTTCTCCGCCGAGTCCGAGGGCACCCGCACCTGGTTCCAGCTCATCGGGCCCATCCTGAGCGCGCTCAAGGCCGGTTCGCTCCTGCTGTTCGACGAGTTGGACTCCAGCCTCCATCCGACGCTGTCGGCCCAGGTCATCCGCTTGTTCTGCGATCCGGCCACCAACCCGTCAGGGGCCCAGTTGGTCTTCACCACGCATGACACGAGCCTGCTCAACCACCTGAACCGGGACGAGGTATGGCTCACCGAGAAGAGTGGGGACGGCTCGACCCGGCTCGGCGCACTCGCCGAGTTCGCCGGGGAACGGGTACGCCGTTCACAGAACCTGGAGAAGGCGTACCTGCACGGCCGGTTCGGCGCGCTGCCCGACGTCGACCGTACCGACGTGCTCCGCGCGCTCGGCCTGATCGGCTGA
- a CDS encoding SGNH/GDSL hydrolase family protein produces MRWRSYVAVGDSFTEGMDDAYPDGTYRGWADLVATRLAAGAGPDFRYANLAVRGRLFPQVVTEQVPAALDMRPDLISFAAGGNDVLRRNFDPDALVSRFDDTVRRLRSGGADVLLFRFADVMARLPGQRMVAPRVQLLNRAVGETAERHGAILVDLYADDTYLNPLLWSTDRLHLSAAGHRRVAGQVLTALGVGCEEEWLLVPPHPEPSPWLAARAADLRWAGRHLAPWIKRRLTGRSSGDLVTAKRPQLGPVSD; encoded by the coding sequence GTGCGCTGGCGCAGCTACGTGGCGGTGGGCGACAGCTTCACCGAGGGCATGGACGACGCGTACCCGGACGGCACCTACCGGGGGTGGGCGGACCTGGTCGCCACCCGGCTCGCCGCCGGTGCCGGCCCCGACTTCCGGTACGCGAACCTCGCCGTCCGGGGGCGGCTCTTCCCGCAGGTGGTGACCGAGCAGGTGCCCGCCGCGCTGGACATGCGTCCCGACCTGATCAGCTTCGCGGCCGGCGGCAACGACGTGCTGCGGCGGAACTTCGACCCGGACGCCCTGGTCAGCCGGTTCGACGACACGGTCCGGCGACTGCGGTCCGGCGGCGCGGACGTGCTGCTGTTCCGGTTCGCCGACGTGATGGCCCGGCTGCCCGGCCAGCGGATGGTCGCGCCCCGGGTGCAACTGCTCAACCGGGCGGTCGGCGAGACCGCCGAGCGGCACGGCGCGATCCTGGTCGACCTGTACGCCGACGACACCTACCTCAACCCGTTGCTGTGGAGCACCGACCGGTTGCACCTGTCGGCGGCCGGGCACCGGCGGGTGGCCGGGCAGGTGCTCACCGCGCTCGGCGTCGGCTGCGAGGAGGAGTGGCTGCTGGTCCCGCCGCACCCGGAGCCGTCGCCGTGGCTGGCGGCCCGCGCCGCCGACCTGCGCTGGGCGGGCCGGCACCTGGCCCCGTGGATCAAGCGTCGGCTGACCGGCCGGTCCTCCGGTGACCTGGTCACCGCGAAGCGTCCGCAGCTCGGCCCGGTGTCCGACTGA
- a CDS encoding imidazolonepropionase-like domain-containing protein, producing MSTTVHAAPLLRLTPDDEPVPGWAVVVTGDRIAAVGPESDLLGAYPGARVRRWAGTLGPGLRHDGPLPAAPTPRERVHALFRLGVTAVLAGYVTEPGLRAVVDRSDVAVLTAPVPVALHSGGRADLAVLADDGRCLATVLAGRLVHRRA from the coding sequence GTGTCCACCACCGTCCACGCCGCCCCGCTGCTGCGACTCACCCCTGACGACGAGCCGGTGCCCGGCTGGGCGGTGGTGGTGACCGGTGACCGGATCGCCGCCGTCGGCCCGGAATCGGACCTGCTCGGGGCGTACCCGGGGGCGCGGGTCCGCCGCTGGGCGGGCACCCTCGGCCCGGGGCTGCGGCACGACGGCCCGCTGCCGGCGGCTCCCACGCCCCGGGAACGGGTGCACGCGCTGTTCCGGCTCGGGGTGACCGCCGTACTGGCCGGGTACGTGACCGAACCCGGGCTGCGGGCCGTGGTCGACCGCAGCGACGTCGCCGTACTGACCGCCCCGGTGCCGGTGGCCCTGCACTCGGGCGGGCGCGCGGACCTGGCCGTGCTGGCCGACGACGGTCGCTGTCTCGCCACCGTGCTCGCCGGCCGGCTGGTGCACCGGCGGGCCTGA
- a CDS encoding sulfurtransferase: protein MAVPSDPNPRLQSYADPRRLVTTDWLAEHLGAEGLVVVESDEDVLLYDTGHIPGAVKVDWHLELNDQVTRDYLDAKSFAELCAAKGIGRDDTVVFYGDNFNWWAAYALWVFSLFGHRDVRLLDGGRQKWIAEGRELSRDRAARPRAEYPVPTRDDAPLRAFREQVMAHVAAGRPLVDVRSPGEYTGEMLHMPDYPQEGALRGGHVPGAVNKPWKSAVNPDGTFRSSEELRGIYADQLGLSPDDDVIAYCRIGERSSHTWFVLRHLLGYPQVRNYDGSWTEWGNLVRAPVVQGDQPGGLNP, encoded by the coding sequence ATGGCCGTGCCGAGCGATCCGAACCCCCGTCTCCAGTCGTACGCGGACCCGCGGCGGCTCGTCACCACCGACTGGCTCGCCGAGCACCTCGGCGCCGAAGGGCTGGTGGTGGTGGAGTCCGATGAGGACGTGCTGCTCTACGACACCGGGCACATCCCCGGGGCCGTCAAGGTCGACTGGCATCTGGAGCTGAACGACCAGGTCACCCGGGACTACCTGGACGCGAAGAGTTTCGCGGAACTGTGCGCCGCCAAGGGCATCGGGCGGGACGACACGGTGGTCTTCTACGGCGACAATTTCAACTGGTGGGCGGCGTACGCCCTCTGGGTCTTCTCCCTTTTCGGTCACCGGGACGTCCGGCTGCTCGACGGTGGCCGGCAGAAGTGGATCGCGGAAGGGCGGGAGCTGAGCCGGGACCGGGCCGCCCGGCCGCGCGCCGAGTACCCGGTCCCCACCCGCGACGACGCCCCGCTGCGGGCGTTCCGGGAACAGGTGATGGCGCACGTCGCGGCCGGTCGACCGCTGGTGGACGTCCGATCGCCGGGCGAGTACACCGGCGAGATGCTGCACATGCCGGACTACCCGCAGGAGGGCGCGCTGCGCGGCGGGCACGTCCCGGGGGCGGTGAACAAGCCGTGGAAGTCGGCGGTGAACCCCGACGGCACGTTCCGGTCGTCGGAGGAACTGCGCGGCATCTACGCCGACCAGTTGGGGCTGAGCCCGGACGACGACGTGATCGCGTACTGCCGGATCGGCGAACGGTCCAGCCACACCTGGTTCGTGCTGCGGCACCTGCTCGGTTATCCGCAGGTACGCAACTACGACGGATCGTGGACCGAGTGGGGCAACCTGGTCCGGGCCCCAGTGGTGCAGGGCGACCAGCCCGGCGGCCTCAACCCGTGA
- a CDS encoding TetR/AcrR family transcriptional regulator, translated as MTVEQQAARGGANGVTGTTRRRSRRDEILDIAVGLFAARGYHGVSMDDIGAAAGVTGPALYHHFAGKEAMLAAALIPVSEGLLAGGRERAAGHPDDPRGALESLIDFHVDFALAHPAVIALHLNELDRLPEEPRRMIRRLQRLYVEEWVTVLTALHPGLPAGEARVLAHAAFGLMNSTPFLGGEVDRQRRAELLRGATLAALLARTDS; from the coding sequence GTGACGGTGGAGCAGCAGGCGGCACGGGGCGGCGCGAACGGGGTGACGGGTACGACGCGCCGACGGTCCCGCCGGGACGAGATCCTGGACATCGCGGTGGGCCTCTTCGCCGCCCGCGGCTACCACGGCGTGTCGATGGACGACATCGGCGCGGCGGCCGGGGTGACCGGTCCGGCGCTGTACCACCACTTCGCCGGCAAGGAGGCGATGCTGGCGGCCGCGCTGATCCCGGTCAGTGAGGGGCTGCTCGCCGGGGGCCGGGAACGCGCCGCCGGGCACCCCGACGACCCGCGCGGCGCGCTGGAGTCGCTGATCGACTTCCACGTCGACTTCGCCCTGGCCCACCCGGCGGTGATCGCCCTGCACCTCAACGAGCTGGACCGGCTGCCCGAGGAGCCGCGCCGGATGATCCGCCGGTTGCAGCGCCTCTACGTCGAGGAGTGGGTGACGGTGCTGACGGCCCTGCACCCCGGGCTGCCGGCCGGCGAGGCGCGGGTGCTCGCGCACGCCGCGTTCGGCCTGATGAACTCGACGCCCTTCCTCGGTGGCGAGGTGGACCGGCAGCGCCGGGCCGAGCTGCTGCGCGGCGCGACGCTCGCCGCACTGCTCGCGCGCACCGACTCGTAG
- a CDS encoding acetyl-CoA carboxylase biotin carboxylase subunit, whose translation MIESLLVANRGEIARRVIRTAKRLGIRTVAVHSEADHELPFVTEADEAVCVGPANPAQSYRNVEAIIAAAKSTGVQAVHPGYGFLSENADFARTVEANGLIWVGPGADAITAMGDKINARNLMAAAGVPVAPGTTDPAADLTAALAAAAEIGYPVMVKAAAGGGGMGMAVATDEAALRTEYDKVRAFAERMFGDGSVLIERYFPRVRHVEVQILGLADGRVVALGERECSVQRRNQKLVEESPSPAVSPELRERLLAAAVRAGEAVGYRNAGTVECLLVPRQRDGRGDGPASDEFFFLEMNTRLQVEHPVTEYVYGVDLVEEQLRVAAGLAPTFDPDALTPRGHAIELRINAEDPKRFLPGPGVIATWVEPSGEGVRVDSGYVAGNTVTPFYDSLLAKLIVSGADRAEAVARARTAVAGFEVVGPKCNLPFFTELLENAEFVSGDYDTGIVGRMR comes from the coding sequence ATGATCGAGTCGTTGCTCGTCGCCAACCGCGGTGAGATCGCTCGACGGGTCATCCGTACCGCGAAGCGGCTCGGGATCCGGACCGTGGCGGTGCACTCCGAAGCCGACCACGAGCTGCCCTTCGTGACCGAGGCGGACGAGGCGGTGTGCGTGGGACCGGCGAACCCGGCCCAGAGTTACCGCAACGTCGAGGCGATCATCGCCGCCGCCAAGTCGACCGGTGTGCAGGCCGTCCACCCCGGCTACGGTTTCCTGTCGGAGAACGCCGACTTCGCCCGTACCGTCGAGGCGAACGGCCTGATCTGGGTCGGGCCCGGCGCGGACGCGATCACCGCGATGGGCGACAAGATCAACGCGCGGAACCTGATGGCGGCGGCCGGGGTGCCGGTCGCGCCCGGCACCACCGACCCGGCGGCCGACCTCACCGCGGCGCTGGCCGCGGCGGCGGAGATCGGCTACCCGGTGATGGTCAAGGCGGCGGCCGGTGGCGGCGGCATGGGCATGGCGGTGGCCACCGACGAGGCCGCGTTGCGCACCGAGTACGACAAGGTCCGCGCGTTCGCCGAGCGGATGTTCGGCGACGGCTCGGTGCTGATCGAGCGGTACTTCCCCCGGGTACGCCACGTCGAGGTGCAGATCCTCGGCCTGGCCGACGGCCGGGTGGTCGCGCTGGGTGAGCGGGAGTGCTCGGTGCAGCGGCGCAACCAGAAGCTGGTCGAGGAGTCCCCGTCCCCGGCGGTCTCCCCGGAGCTGCGGGAGCGGCTTCTCGCCGCGGCGGTCCGGGCCGGCGAGGCGGTCGGCTACCGCAACGCGGGCACGGTGGAGTGCCTACTGGTCCCGCGCCAGCGGGACGGTAGGGGGGACGGCCCGGCGTCCGATGAGTTCTTCTTCCTGGAGATGAACACCCGGCTCCAGGTGGAGCACCCGGTGACCGAGTACGTCTACGGCGTCGACCTGGTCGAGGAGCAGTTGCGGGTGGCCGCCGGCCTGGCGCCGACCTTCGACCCGGACGCGCTGACCCCGCGCGGGCACGCCATCGAGCTGCGGATCAATGCCGAGGACCCGAAGCGGTTCCTGCCCGGCCCCGGCGTGATCGCCACCTGGGTCGAGCCGTCCGGCGAGGGCGTCCGGGTCGACTCCGGGTACGTCGCCGGCAACACCGTCACCCCGTTCTACGACTCGCTGCTGGCCAAGCTGATCGTGTCCGGCGCGGACCGGGCCGAGGCGGTCGCGCGGGCCCGCACCGCGGTGGCCGGGTTCGAGGTCGTCGGCCCGAAGTGCAACCTGCCGTTCTTCACCGAACTGCTGGAGAACGCCGAGTTCGTCTCCGGCGACTACGACACCGGCATCGTCGGCCGGATGCGCTGA
- a CDS encoding hydroxymethylglutaryl-CoA lyase, producing MTQLPATVSIREVGPRDGLQNEEPIPTDAKVRLLDALSGTGVRRIEAVSFVHPKAIPQMADADEVWQRAKRVDGVRYSALVPNTRGAQRALAAGFTEIEVVVSASDTHNRRNVNRSTDESLDDIAELIDLLHGAGARAEVIVATSFGCPYEGDIDPRRVAGIVDRVVRDGADRVAFGDTTGMGTPRRVRELLTEVRDRNASIPVLLHFHNTRGTALANLLTALELGVTEFDASVGGLGGCPYAPGASGNLATEEAVHMLHDMGVDTGIDLDALLECAALAEELVGRQLPSGVLRAGPRTRLTPH from the coding sequence ATGACCCAGCTGCCAGCCACCGTGTCGATCCGTGAGGTCGGGCCCCGGGACGGACTCCAGAACGAGGAGCCGATCCCGACCGACGCCAAGGTGCGGCTGCTCGACGCGCTCTCCGGGACCGGCGTACGGCGGATCGAGGCGGTCTCGTTCGTGCACCCGAAGGCGATCCCGCAGATGGCCGACGCCGACGAGGTGTGGCAGCGGGCGAAGCGGGTCGACGGGGTGCGCTACTCGGCGCTGGTGCCGAACACCCGGGGCGCGCAGCGGGCGCTGGCCGCCGGGTTCACCGAGATCGAGGTGGTGGTCTCGGCGAGCGACACGCACAACCGGCGCAACGTCAACCGCTCGACCGACGAGTCGCTGGACGACATCGCCGAGCTGATCGACCTGCTGCACGGCGCGGGCGCGCGGGCCGAGGTGATCGTCGCGACCAGCTTCGGCTGCCCGTACGAGGGTGACATCGACCCGCGCCGGGTCGCCGGCATCGTGGACCGGGTGGTCCGCGACGGCGCGGACCGGGTGGCCTTCGGCGACACCACCGGCATGGGCACCCCGCGCCGGGTCCGCGAGCTGTTGACCGAGGTACGGGACCGGAACGCGAGCATTCCCGTGCTGCTGCACTTCCACAACACCCGGGGTACCGCGCTGGCGAACCTGTTGACCGCGCTGGAACTGGGGGTGACCGAGTTCGACGCCAGCGTCGGTGGGCTGGGTGGCTGCCCGTACGCGCCGGGGGCGAGCGGCAACCTGGCCACCGAGGAGGCCGTGCACATGCTGCACGACATGGGTGTCGACACCGGTATCGACCTGGACGCCCTGCTGGAGTGCGCGGCCCTGGCCGAGGAACTGGTCGGCCGGCAGCTCCCGTCCGGTGTGCTGCGGGCCGGTCCGCGTACCCGGCTCACCCCGCACTGA
- a CDS encoding acyl-CoA carboxylase subunit beta has product MTLDGEALKQLRKRVRAGGADKYHAANANKGKLFARERVALLVDEGSFVEDGLYANALADGLPADGVVTGTATIDGRQVCLMANDSTVKAGSWGARTVEKIIRIIERAYATGVPMVYLVDSAGARITDQVELFPGRRGAGKIFWNQVRASGAIPQVCALFGPSAAGGAYIPAFCDVVAMVDGNASMYLGSDRMVEMVTGEKTTLEAMGGAKVHCAESGVGHFLCKTEAEALDVVKRYLSYLPANWQQQPPATEPVAAPARADLAALVPASERQAFDMRRYVKGLLDEGSFFEIQALWAKELTIGFGRLNGEVVGVVGNNSMFKGGVLFVDSADKATRFVQLCDAFNVPLLFLSDVPGFMVGSAVEKQGIIRHGAKMITAISEATVPKICVVVRKAYGAGLYAMAGPGFEPDATIALPTAKIAVMGAEAAVNAVYANKIAAIADEAERAAFVAAKREEYERDIDIVRLASELVVDTIVEPHDLRAELVRRFTAARSKERHFSRRRHGVTPV; this is encoded by the coding sequence GTGACGCTCGACGGTGAGGCACTGAAGCAACTCCGCAAGCGGGTCCGGGCCGGTGGCGCGGACAAGTACCACGCGGCCAACGCGAACAAGGGCAAACTCTTCGCCCGGGAACGGGTGGCGCTCCTGGTCGACGAGGGGTCCTTCGTCGAGGACGGGCTCTACGCCAACGCCCTCGCCGACGGGCTGCCCGCCGACGGCGTGGTCACCGGCACCGCCACCATCGACGGCCGGCAGGTCTGCCTGATGGCGAACGACTCCACGGTCAAGGCCGGGAGCTGGGGCGCGCGTACCGTCGAAAAGATCATCCGGATCATCGAGCGGGCGTACGCCACCGGTGTGCCGATGGTCTACCTGGTCGACTCGGCCGGCGCGCGGATCACCGACCAGGTCGAACTCTTCCCCGGTCGGCGCGGGGCCGGCAAGATCTTCTGGAACCAGGTGCGCGCCTCCGGGGCGATCCCGCAGGTCTGCGCGCTGTTCGGGCCGAGCGCCGCCGGCGGGGCGTACATTCCGGCGTTCTGCGACGTGGTCGCGATGGTCGACGGCAACGCCAGCATGTACCTCGGCTCCGACCGGATGGTCGAGATGGTCACCGGCGAGAAGACCACCCTGGAGGCGATGGGCGGGGCCAAGGTGCACTGCGCCGAATCCGGCGTCGGGCACTTCCTCTGCAAGACCGAGGCCGAGGCGCTCGACGTGGTGAAGCGCTACCTGTCGTACCTGCCGGCGAACTGGCAGCAGCAGCCGCCGGCCACCGAGCCGGTCGCCGCGCCGGCCAGGGCGGACCTGGCCGCGCTGGTCCCGGCCAGCGAGCGGCAGGCGTTCGACATGCGCCGGTACGTCAAGGGGCTGCTCGACGAGGGCAGCTTCTTCGAGATCCAGGCGCTCTGGGCCAAGGAGCTGACCATCGGCTTCGGCCGGCTGAACGGCGAGGTCGTCGGCGTGGTCGGCAACAACTCGATGTTCAAGGGCGGGGTGCTGTTCGTCGACTCGGCCGACAAGGCGACCCGGTTCGTGCAGCTCTGCGACGCGTTCAACGTACCGCTGCTGTTCCTCTCCGACGTGCCCGGCTTCATGGTCGGCAGCGCGGTGGAGAAGCAGGGCATCATCCGGCACGGCGCGAAGATGATCACCGCGATCTCGGAGGCGACCGTACCGAAGATCTGCGTGGTGGTGCGCAAGGCGTACGGCGCGGGCCTCTACGCGATGGCCGGCCCCGGCTTCGAGCCGGACGCGACGATCGCCCTGCCCACCGCGAAGATCGCGGTGATGGGCGCGGAGGCCGCCGTCAACGCGGTCTACGCCAACAAGATCGCGGCCATCGCCGACGAGGCTGAACGGGCCGCGTTCGTCGCCGCGAAGCGCGAGGAGTACGAGCGGGACATCGACATCGTCCGGCTCGCCAGCGAACTGGTGGTGGACACCATCGTCGAGCCGCACGACCTGCGGGCCGAACTGGTCCGCCGGTTCACCGCGGCCCGGAGCAAGGAGCGGCACTTCTCCCGGCGTCGGCACGGCGTCACCCCGGTCTGA
- a CDS encoding acyl-CoA dehydrogenase family protein encodes MDFRLTEEQEALRSSVRDFAREVVAPVIAEHYEQHTFPYEVIRQMGKMGLFGLPFPEEHGGMGGDYFALCLALEELARVDSSVAITLEAAVSLGAMPIFRFGTEEQQRRWLPKLLSGEALAGFGLTEPGTGSDAAGTQTRAVLDEKTNEWVINGSKAFITNSGTDITALVTVTAVTGTRPDGTKELSTIIVPSGTPGFTVAPGYSKVGWNASDTHELTFDDCRVPAENLLGERGRGFAQFLRILDEGRIAIAALAVGLAQGCVDESIRYAKERHAFGQPIGNYQAIQFKIADMEAKAHTARLAYYDAAARMLAGEPFKRQAAIAKLHASTIAVDNAREATQIHGGYGFMNEYPVARFWRDSKILEIGEGTSEVQRMIIARDLGL; translated from the coding sequence ATGGACTTCCGGCTCACCGAGGAGCAGGAGGCGCTGCGGTCCAGCGTCCGGGACTTCGCCCGGGAGGTGGTCGCGCCGGTCATCGCCGAACACTACGAGCAGCACACCTTCCCGTACGAGGTGATCCGCCAGATGGGCAAGATGGGGCTGTTCGGGCTCCCCTTCCCGGAGGAGCACGGCGGGATGGGCGGCGACTACTTCGCGCTCTGCCTGGCGCTGGAGGAGCTGGCCCGGGTCGACTCCAGCGTGGCGATCACCCTGGAGGCGGCGGTCTCGCTCGGTGCCATGCCGATCTTCCGGTTCGGCACCGAGGAGCAGCAGCGCAGGTGGCTGCCGAAGCTGCTCAGCGGCGAGGCGCTGGCCGGTTTCGGCCTCACCGAGCCGGGCACCGGGTCGGACGCGGCCGGCACGCAGACCCGCGCCGTGCTGGACGAGAAGACGAACGAATGGGTGATCAACGGCTCGAAGGCGTTCATCACCAACTCGGGCACCGACATCACCGCCCTGGTCACCGTCACCGCGGTCACCGGTACCCGCCCGGACGGTACGAAGGAGCTGTCCACCATCATCGTTCCGTCCGGTACGCCCGGTTTCACCGTCGCGCCTGGGTACTCCAAGGTCGGGTGGAACGCCTCGGACACCCACGAGCTGACCTTCGACGACTGCCGGGTGCCGGCGGAGAACCTGCTCGGCGAGCGGGGCCGGGGGTTCGCCCAGTTCCTGAGGATCCTCGACGAGGGGCGGATCGCCATCGCCGCGCTCGCCGTCGGTCTGGCCCAGGGCTGCGTCGACGAGTCGATCAGGTACGCGAAGGAACGCCACGCCTTCGGCCAGCCGATCGGCAACTACCAGGCGATCCAGTTCAAGATCGCCGACATGGAGGCGAAGGCACACACCGCCCGGCTCGCCTACTACGACGCGGCGGCCCGGATGCTCGCCGGTGAGCCGTTCAAGCGGCAGGCGGCCATCGCGAAGCTGCACGCCAGCACGATCGCGGTGGACAACGCCCGGGAGGCGACCCAGATCCACGGCGGCTACGGCTTCATGAACGAGTACCCGGTGGCCCGGTTCTGGCGGGACAGCAAGATCCTGGAGATCGGCGAGGGCACCAGCGAGGTCCAGCGCATGATCATCGCCCGCGATCTGGGGCTGTGA